One part of the Ziziphus jujuba cultivar Dongzao chromosome 2, ASM3175591v1 genome encodes these proteins:
- the LOC132800646 gene encoding uncharacterized protein LOC132800646 — translation MESCQSSQCSCWWRWKWKPMLDLQPLQQKGDLLQQIKREHDQVEIERFQDEFNERQKTEYINLPSGSDLLQHKKRKGAVVGSLEKSFNTTRCDIADKEAARMFYASALPFNFANFSYFRQYSKTLANDNLAAYTPPTYNRLRKTLLAQEKEHINRKLQSIRDSWRKKGVYIVSDG, via the exons ATGGAATCATGTCAAAGTTCTCAATGTAGCTGTTGGTGGAGGTGGAAATGGAAACCGATGCTGGACTTGCAACCATTGCAGCAAAAAG GTGATTTActtcaacaaataaaaagagaacatGACCAAGTTGAAATCGAGAGATTTCAGGATGAGTTCAATGAAAGACAAAAGACAGAGTATATCAATTTACCCAGCGGTTCAGATTTGTTGCAACACAAAAAGAGGAAAGGAGCTGTTGTTGGATCTTTAGAAAAATCTTTCAATACTACACGATGTGATATTGCTGACAAGGAAGCTGCTAGGATGTTCTATGCCAGTGCATTGCCTTTCAATTTTGCAAATTTTTCCTATTTTAGGCAATATTCAAAGACACTAGCAAATGACAATTTAGCAGCTTATACTCCTCCTACTTATAACAGATTAAGGAAAACTTTGCTTGCACAAGAGAAAGAACATATTAATAGGAAGCTTCAGTCAATTAGAGATTCATGGAGGAAGAAGGGGGTGTATATTGTCTCTGATGGTTAG